The Pithys albifrons albifrons isolate INPA30051 chromosome 13, PitAlb_v1, whole genome shotgun sequence genome has a segment encoding these proteins:
- the LOC139677926 gene encoding mitotic-spindle organizing protein 2B-like, producing MSEGASGMAAVVMSEARLRRKQLLSAEETELFELAQAAGSGLDPEVFRVLLDLLRMNVAPLAVFQVLKSMCAGQRLPPGPEGGPAAPVPLPSDTRGRNKTSSAVTGTQVLAERSSREGSAQRMPRQPSASRMQKAGASGKNAGGGSST from the exons ATGTCGGAGGGGGCGTCGGGCATGGCGGCCGTGGTGATGTCGGAGGCGCGGCTGCGGCGAAAGCAGCTGCTGAGCGCGGAGGAGACGGAGCTGTTCGAGCTGGCGCAGGCGGCGGGCAGCGGGCTGGACCCGGAGGTGTTCCG ggtgctgctggACCTGCTGCGCATGAACGTGGCGCCGCTCGCCGTGTTCCAGGTGCTGAAGTCGATGTGCGCCGGGCAGCGGCTGCCGCCGGGACCCGagggcggccccgccgcgccggtGCCGCTCCCCAGCGACACCCGAG ggagaaataaaaccagctctgctgtcactggGACCCAGGTTCTGGCAGAAAGGAGCAGCCGGGAAGGATCTGCCCAGAGGATGCCCCGACAGCCAAGCGCCAGCCGGATGCAGAAGGCAGGAGCTTCTGGGAAGAACGCTGGGGGAGGCAGCAGTACCTAA
- the LOC139678182 gene encoding olfactory receptor 10A2-like produces MLFLFHMEATEALGLRNQTYFTLQGFSHLAALQVFLFVEILLMFLITMTGNFLIIIVATTDPALHTPMYYFLKNLAFMEICFTLDVVPKMLVDLLLERKAISFSACALQLSLVILLLTSECFLLGAMAYDRYMAICHHLHYVVGMNSRVCFHMVITCWIAAIPFSIGLTSWLFSFPFCGSKEIEHFFCDIAPLLDLVCSDTYLFKLLLFMATIVIILIPFALTAASYIQITHTILQIPSAKGRCKAFSTCAAHLVVVTLFYCTAGLVHLKPKSSLWARSRKLVALSYTVVTPMLNPIIYSLRNTEVKLALRKTFGRGQFVNKVTLLGQ; encoded by the coding sequence ATGCTGTTTCTCTTTCACATGGAAGCCACTGAAGCCCTGGGGCTCAGAAACCAGACCTACTTCACCTTGCAGGGGTTCTCCCACCTTGCTGCTCTTCAGGTCTTCCTCTTTGTGGAAATTCTCCTCATGTTCCTCATCACAATGACAGGGAACTTTCTTATCATCATAGTTGCAACCACTGACCCTGCCTTGCACACCCCCATGTACTATTTTCTCAAAAATCTGGCTTTCATGGAAATTTGCTTCACACTGGACGTCGTGCCCAAGATGCTGGTGGATTTGTTGTTGGAGAGAAAGgccatttccttctctgcctgtgCCCTACAGCTTTCCCTTGTCATACTCCTCCTCACTTCTGAGTGTTTCCTCCTGGGAGCCATGGCTTATGACCGGTACATGGCCATATGCCATCACTTGCACTACGTTGTGGGGATGAATAGCAGAGTGTGTTTTCACATGGTGATAACATGCTGGATTGCTGCCATTCCATTCTCCATCGGACTCACCAGCTGGCTATTCAGCTTCCCCTTTTGTGGCTCTAAGGAGATTGAACATTTCTTTTGCGATATTGCTCCTCTTCTGGATCTGGTCTGTTCAGACACATACTTATTCAAGCTTCTTTTGTTCATGGCCACCATTGTAATTATTTTGATCCCATTTGCCTTGACAGCAGCCTCTTACATCCAGATAACCCACACCATCCTCCAAATACCATCTGCTAAAGGACGGTGCAAAGCTTTTTCCACCTGTGCTGCTCACCTGGTGGTGGTGACGTTGTTCTACTGCACAGCTGGCTTGGTACACTTGAAGCCCAAGTCCAGTCTCTGGGCAAGAAGCAGGAAACTGGTGGCTCTTTCTTACACAGTTGTGACTCCAATGCTGAACCCAATCATCTACAGCTTACGAAATACAGAGGTAAAGCTTGCTCTGAGGAAAACTTTTGGGAGAGGACAATTTGTCAACAAGGTGACTCTGCTGGGACAGtga